Genomic DNA from Leptolyngbya sp. NIES-2104:
ACCTGACAATTTAGTATTTTGTCAGGTTAGGATGAGGGTACAGATTTGTTTAGAAGACAAAACATGATCAACTTCGACATTGATCTGGGGAATTTAGAAGCAAGTGCCAAGGTCGATGGTCATGGACAGGCAAAACTGCTCACCGATGAAGAATTGGGGCGATTGTTTGAGGAAGGCTTTCAGACGTGGCGCGATCGCGCTTTGTTTGCAATTTGTCTGTTTACGGGCTGTCGAATTAGTGAGGCGTTGCAGTTAAAAGCGGAGATGATTCGCGGCAACTTTGTGACGTTTACGCGGCAAACTCGCAAGGGAAAGACGGGCACGCAGCAGGTAGAGATTGTGCCGGGGTTGCGATCGTTTTTGAAGGATTGGCAGCAATCTGGGGAGATGCCCGAATCGGGGTATTTGTTCAGAGCACGACCAGACAGCAAACAGCCGTTTTTGAGCCGGATGCAGGCACACGAGGTTTTGCAGTTGGCGTGCGATTTTGTGGGGATCGAGGGAGTCAGTACCCACAGCTTCAGACGGACCTACATCACCAAGCTCCGCGCCAAAGGATATTCACCTGCTCAAATTCAGCGCCGGACTGGGCATAAGCGGCGGGAAAATCTGATGCACTATTTCGATCAGGTGTAACGGTGCTGGTTAGTGGCAATCCGCCAATTCAACTGCCATTGGAGGGTGGAATCTCGTTCGCTGGACAGCAACCCAACGCCCTCCAAAGAGCTTTTATTTTTGTTCTGTCAGTGTTTTTATCTAAACTTTTCTCATGTGGT
This window encodes:
- a CDS encoding site-specific integrase: MINFDIDLGNLEASAKVDGHGQAKLLTDEELGRLFEEGFQTWRDRALFAICLFTGCRISEALQLKAEMIRGNFVTFTRQTRKGKTGTQQVEIVPGLRSFLKDWQQSGEMPESGYLFRARPDSKQPFLSRMQAHEVLQLACDFVGIEGVSTHSFRRTYITKLRAKGYSPAQIQRRTGHKRRENLMHYFDQV